Below is a window of Roseivirga misakiensis DNA.
CGAAAACAGCTTTACATTTTTTCCGACTAAATCCATTCCTCCGCTCGCTCTTACAAAAGCCTCGTTGACAATGATGGCTGCACTATCAGTGCTCAAATTCTTATCAAAACCTCTTCCCTGAATAATCTCAATTCCTTGAACATCGATAAAGTCCATACCAACAGTGAAATAGGTAGCCACTGGTGCTTCACTAGGGTCAGTGCCTTCGGCAATTACTAAGCCTGAATTGTTAGTATACTCGAATCCTAGTACATCCATTCCGGCTGTTACACCTTTGATATATGGGCTCTTCATAAGCTCTGACTCAAAGGTCTGAATACTAGCATTGAGCTTTGGTGAATTATTGGGAATGATCAGTATATCGTCTTTATCAAAACCCAGTTCCATGTCATTAATGAATTGGCTTTGCTTGACGATAAGCAATACCGAGCTAATCAAAACCATAGTGATGAAAAGCTGGATACCGACAAGGAGCGCCCTCAGATTATTCCCCTTTAAGGCACCATTACGAGATGATTTTTTAAGTACGTCCGATGGACTAAACCTACTGAGCATGAGTGCCGGATAGCTACCAGAAATAATATTTACGAAGAGCAGGACACCCACTAAACTCCCTAAGTAAAAGGTGTTACTGAGCAAACTCTGTCGCAACTCTGATTGCATCAGGTTTTCAAATGAGGGTAGCGCAATATCAGTTACCAAAACTGAGAGTAATACTGAGATGAGGGATATTAAGAAGGCCTCTCCCATGAATTGCGTCACAAGATGCCCTCTGAAAGCACCAAAGACCTTTCTTACGCCTATTTCCTTACGTCTATTGATTGACTTTGCTGTGGCAGCATTAATATAATTCACACAGGCGATCAGGAGCATAAACAAGCCTATTGCAGCTAACAGAAACAGATTCTGTTTGTCTCCTGTGCGAAAGCCATTGAACTGAACATCTCCAGATTCAAAATAAATATCTTCTAAGGCCTGAAATTCATATGATTCTCGATCCAAGCTAGCGACAACTTCTGGTCTGTCTTTGTAGAATTCTTTGAAATAATCTTTGGTCCTTTCTGCAATTGCCGCTGGATCGGTACCTTCTGAAAACTTGAAAAATCCATAAACAGAATTAGCAAATCCTTCTCTAAGAATGATGTAATCATTGACATCATCCCTAAGATCAAAATTGAAGAGGAACTCAAATTCCATATGCGAATTCTTAGGATCTTCAAGAATTCCAGTTACAACCCAAGAAAAGCTCATACTTCCCGTTGAGGTAAGTGTTTTGCCCATTGGGTCCTCGTTACCAAATATCTTTTTGGCCGTAGACTCAGTTAGAATTACATTGTTTGGGCCCTTTAAGGCTGTCGCCTTGTCTCCTCTTATCAAGTTGAAATCGAAGTAATCAAAAAAGTCAGACTCAGCACCTAATAACGAGCGGGTTTTAAAGCTAAAATCTTTGTATTTCACTTGCTGAGGTCCTGCACCCCAATTACGAAGTAAAATCGCATCTTCTACCCCAGAAACATTTTCCGCAATTCGCTCAATAGATTTAGCCGAAACTATTCCATACTTTCTAAACTCACCATCACCAGTTTGCTCATTGATCAAAAAGCGGTAAGACTTTTCTTGGTGAAACTTATCGAAGCTTACTTCATTTTCAACGTACAGAAAGATGAGAGAGAAGCAGGCAATACCGATCGTCAACCCTAAAACATTGATTAAGGAATAGACTTTGTTTCTCAACAAATTACGATAGGTAGTCTTCAGATAATTCTTTAACATGATTCTTCAATTTACTTTGTGAACACCTTGTTGCCAATTCAATACCAACAACACATTTACCTGATAATTAGATACTTACAAAATTTAGAATCTAAGAATACCATAATTCATGTCCAGTGGTAAATACCAATCGCCCAAAAATGGGCACTTTTCAATAACACAATGGCTTTAGTCGTGCCTTAATGAATCAATAGGATTGGCCTGAGCAGCTTTATAGACTCTGGCTACTATAGCACAAAAACTAATCAATAAAACAAGCAGGGCACCAACGACAAACTCTTGTATAGAAAGATTGATTCTATAACTAAATGCTGAAAGCCACTCTCGCATAGTGTATACCACAATAGGTACACTCAACAATAAAGACAGAAACACTAAAAAGAGAAAGTGAGCAGACAATTTATAGCCAATAGATAGCGCTGACGCACCGAGTACCTTACGAATTCCAAACTCTTTAGTCCGACTCGCGATAGCCGAAATTATTAACCCCAAAAGGCCCATAGCCGAAATTAATATCGCAAAACTAGCGGCATAATTAAGCGACTTAGCCGTTTTAGATTCA
It encodes the following:
- a CDS encoding ABC transporter permease; translated protein: MLKNYLKTTYRNLLRNKVYSLINVLGLTIGIACFSLIFLYVENEVSFDKFHQEKSYRFLINEQTGDGEFRKYGIVSAKSIERIAENVSGVEDAILLRNWGAGPQQVKYKDFSFKTRSLLGAESDFFDYFDFNLIRGDKATALKGPNNVILTESTAKKIFGNEDPMGKTLTSTGSMSFSWVVTGILEDPKNSHMEFEFLFNFDLRDDVNDYIILREGFANSVYGFFKFSEGTDPAAIAERTKDYFKEFYKDRPEVVASLDRESYEFQALEDIYFESGDVQFNGFRTGDKQNLFLLAAIGLFMLLIACVNYINAATAKSINRRKEIGVRKVFGAFRGHLVTQFMGEAFLISLISVLLSVLVTDIALPSFENLMQSELRQSLLSNTFYLGSLVGVLLFVNIISGSYPALMLSRFSPSDVLKKSSRNGALKGNNLRALLVGIQLFITMVLISSVLLIVKQSQFINDMELGFDKDDILIIPNNSPKLNASIQTFESELMKSPYIKGVTAGMDVLGFEYTNNSGLVIAEGTDPSEAPVATYFTVGMDFIDVQGIEIIQGRGFDKNLSTDSAAIIVNEAFVRASGGMDLVGKNVKLFSPENNSSPVIGVVKDFNFRSLRSEVSPAIFQVSRGTNWFFTLKVDPANKQLALAHAKDVYQSIESDFPMGFWFLEDNLKAYYGDEERLQAAIKTFAFICIFIACLGLYGMTAFTVERKLKEIGIRKVLGAKINHLVWIVNQRFILLALMASLVAVPVVYYFINDWLSGFAYRTSIGIGSFVLSIIIVLIIVLVTVSFQAVRAGLVNPVKTLRSE